In Erigeron canadensis isolate Cc75 chromosome 8, C_canadensis_v1, whole genome shotgun sequence, the DNA window CGCTTGTTGACGCTCTTCTTCACGGATACAACGCTACGGTTCTAGCGTATGGCCAGGTATCGTTTTCTGTCGGATGGTTAACTGTTACGAGACATTTTGATCTGTTTACTAATTGTCCATTGTAGACTTATTTGCTTTGTTAATAAGCGATAAAATAAGAAGCTGTATGCATTAAATAACTCGGACAGCCCCTTAATAAGCTTTGAAGCTTACaattttgttggtttttatAGACGGGCTCTGGAAAAACGTATACTATGGGGACCAACTATAATGGTGAAAGCAGTAATGGGATCATTCCGAAAGTAATGCAAACTATATTTAAGAGAGTTGAAGAAACTAAGAAGACGACCGAGTATTTGATTAGAGTTTCATTCATTGAGGTAATAAAAAGTTAcaatattaacatttttttcctACAATTAAGGACTTTTAGCCACATGTCATTTTGCATATGTAAATATTTATGGATGTTTTGTATCTCAGATATTTAAGGAGGAGGTTTTTGATCTATTGGATTCGAGTCCACAAGTTTATAATAAAGCTGATGGAAACGGAAAGCCTGCAGGACCATCTAGGGCTCCTATCCAGATCAGGGAAACTGCAAATGGTGGCATCTCCCTTGCCGGTGTAACAGAAGCTGAAGTGACATCACAGGAAGAAATGGCTTCATATTTGTTGCGTGGATCTGTGTGTCGTGCAACTGGGAGTACAAATATGAATAGTCAATCGAGGTTTGCCTTAATTTTACCTTCATGACTTTATTCCTTACCCACATGTTTTTCATTCCTTGTTTACCTTGCCTTTGAGCAAGGCAATAACTTTTGTTGTGTCTGTCACTATATTGTTGATATCGTATTTAAGAGACCTTTTAAAGAAGATTGCTTCATTAAATGAGGACATTTATAAAACTGAATGCCTGCATGCCTTATCTTGTTATTATATAGTATGCTTGTTTtcatatatcatcaaatttGCTTAGATGTCATTTCTGTTGTTTCAGTCGATCACATGCAATATTCACAATTTCTATGGAACAAAAAAGAATTTCTGGCATGACAAGTGAAGGAGTTTATGATGATGTTGGAGATGATATACTGTGTGCCAAGCTTCATTTGGTTGATCTTGCGGGGTCAGAAAGGGCAAAAAAAACAGGAGCTGATGGGATGCGGCTACGAGAAGGTAGGTTAATGTGTAACATTAACATTACATATAAGAGTATATGTGTTACTTTCTCAGTTATTTGAAAACAAGTTGTTCACTTTTTATGCAATTGAGGTCTTGTTTGATTGACcccatttgattttgtttattgaGGTCTTTTTATGCAAGTATATGCCTGTTTTTAGTTATATCAACTATTAGAAAGTTGAACTTACTGGATGTAAATGTTcagtaatgtttttttaagttgGAGACTTGGAGGTCTAATATTGTCCCATCTGATTTTAGGAATTCATATCAACAAAGGTTTGTTAGCTCTTGGCAATGTGATAAGTGCATTGGGTGATGATAAGAAGAGGAAGGAAGGAGGCCATGTACCCTACCGAGATAGCAAATTAACACGCCTATTACAGGTATTACTGTCTTTTATAATTACAAACATATGCAGGCGGAAACGACTCATTCTTACCTTACGTGCTAGAGTTTCACCCTTTAAGTGactaataaatttataaatgcaTTATTCCTTACAGGACTCTCTGGGGGGAAACAGCAAAACAGTCATGATAGGTATGATGTTTTGAAGTTTTGTCAGATTACTATATTAGAGCTTTAGAATGAAGTAAGGTTTTTAACACATGATCTATGGCGTTAGCCTAATTCTTAGTCCTTTTTTTTGTGTGAGGTTAGCCTGTGTCAGTCCAGCCGATACAAATGCGGAAGAAACACTTAACACCTTAAAGTATGCCAATCGGGCCCGGAACATTCAAAACAAAGCTATAGTAAGGCTAATTTCATCTCTGAGTTTGAGATAACTTTCTATGGATTAGCAAACATGTTGATTTcgtgttatttcatattttaggTAAATCGTGATCCAGTTACAGCTCAAATGCAAAGAATGAAGAGCCAAATTGAACAGTTGCAGGCTGAGCTTCTTTATGTAAAGGGAGACTCTTCTACACCATTTGAAGAGCTTCAAGTAAGACATCTTTAAAGTTGTCTGTACAGACTCATGTTGAACAGTGCTTTGTAAAATAAGATTATGTTTCTTGTGTCAGATTTTGAAACAGAAGATAACATTGCTTGAAACAAGTAATACTGACTTACAAAAGCAACTTCAAGAATATCAAGTCAACTTTGAACATTTGACTAAACAGGCGATTGATGCCCAGGTAAGCTAAACTGCATGAATTCGCACAGTAATTTTTTTAAGGCTTTAATGTCCTAAGATATGTAGCATCACAGTAACTTGCTTGATCAACCAGTTTTGACACATGAATTTGTTATTTCAGTTTGAGAAAGACAAGTTGCTGCTCAAACTTGAATCTGCTCGTGATGGGAAACCATGGGATGTGATCGATTGTGATTCGAATCAGGTTTAATGCATTTACTTTCAGACTTCTATGgtataatagttttttaaattaACGAATGATATCTCAGCGTGTTACAACAATCTTTCAGGACATGGATTTATTAAAAACTTACGTGTCAAAAATTCAAGATTTAGAGGGAGAATTGCTGCGCTTGAGAAAGTTGAATACTTCAAAACGTAATGAACTCATTGATTACTTGGATTTGGAAGACAATGTTCTTCACCCACAAAGTAGTTTGTTCCCTGAATCTGATTCTAAAGTTCCTGGTAAGCTTCTATATACTTCTTTGGGAAGTGCAATGTGGTGTGAACTTATcttgtatgattttttttatagcaCCATTGTGAGTTTCACACAATTTTAAACGGTGAACCTGATTTGATTGTAGGTGACTCTGAGGATGAAGAGAAGGAGCTAGAACATTGCTCTTTGCAAGAGAAACTTGATAATGAACTCAAAGAACTTGACAAAAGGCTTGAACAAAAAGAGGTAGATGTTTCTCTTATTTTCTTTACACCTAAGCTTTCTGTCATGTTTTAAAGCCGATATAAATTGTAGATGTGAATTTGAAGTTATACAAAAATTCTCTCTTGGTTTTTGTAATTATTAGCTGCTAagctctttttattttttatttcctaCGAATAAATAATAGGCTGAAATGAAACGGGTTGCTGGTGGCGATACCTCTGTTCTTAAGCAACATTATGAGAAGAAAGTTCAAGACCTGGAacaagagaaaagaaatttacAGGTCTTTTTCTGTGCCATATTTGGTTCTCGATTTTCTacaaatttaaaacattgtaggtccaaatattaattattaaattgttTCTCTGGATAATTCACAGAAAGAGATTGAGCAACTTAGGTGCAATCTTGCAAATATTTCCTCCACCTCTGATGACAGTACACAAAAGCTGAAAGAAAGTTATCTTCAGAAGTTGAACTTTTTAGAATCCCAGGTAAGTGCGTTATCTAATAACCTCTACatccaaatatattatgataaaatataCGAATGTACCACTTATGTTGTTAACTTGGCCAGAAGTGCTGCAATTAACTGCTAGTTATTACTTTATAGCAAATCTTGTGGATCAAATCTATATTTGTCAAACTGTTTTAATAATGTATGACCAAATAAACAAGTAACATATGAAAGTTGGATGCTAGAACTACTATTTGAGTGCAATCATGAATATTAATATATGGATTTCAGGTTGTGGAGCTGAAAAAGAAGCAAGATGCTCAAGCACAATTGCTGAGGCAAAAGCAAAGGAGCGACGAGGCAGCAAAGAAACTTCAAGATGAGATTCATAGAATCAAAACACAAAAGGTACTTTATTTGTTTTGAAGAAGCTTTTCAAGAAACATTTTAAGATTGCTTTTATGAAATTTCTTGTCTTCTTTTATCTGATTGTCCTTGTTTAGGTTCAattacaacaaaaaataaagcaAGAATCTGAGCAGTTTAGATTATGGAAGGCCTCACGAGAAAAAGAAGTACTTCAGGTCTATACTACATTTATTATCTTATATGAATCGCTGTTTTGGATATTCTTTAGATCTTGTTAATATCTGTCTCTTCTATGCATGTTGCTTCATGGTAAACTTTTGCATTCTTTAGATCTTCTGCAAACCTGGCTCTTCTATGCATGTCGCATATTATGTATCTAATGTGTTGCAATTTTTGTATGTACAGCTTAAGAAAGAGGGACGAAGGAACGAATATGAAATGCATAAGCTATTAGCTCTCAACCAAAGGCAGAAAATGGTAAGCCTAATATAACTTGTagattccttttttttcttcctcgCATACTAATATTCTTATGCTTTTCTTAGGTATTGCAACGGAAGACAGAAGAAGCTTCTATGGCTACAAAACGGTTGAAAGAGTTATTGGAATCACGAAAGGCTTCTTCACGAGAAACATTTGGTAAAACTTTTAGTAAAATCATACTTTCAGGCTATCTTTATATATGCTTTGATATTAATCATACTATACCATAAAAAATGCAGGCAATAGCAGTGGCCCTGGACTCCAGGTATAATATTTGAACGGCAATGGCTATAGTATAGGAATTTTTTTACTTTGCATAATTGGTAACCTTCGTGTATTGTTAATatctaattttatataaaacaggCTCTGATGCATGCAATTGAGCATGAACTTGAGGTTACTGTTCGTGTTCATGAAGTACGCTGTGAATACGAACGACAGAAGGAAGAGTGAGTGCTATAATAATTTGTTTCCCCTAGAAataaaattttcagtttttttttttaattaaaggtAAGTTCTTCGCTAACTTAATAACTTATTGTTATTTTTGGAATGTTAGGAGGATGAAAATGGCTAAGGAGGTTGCTGAACTCAAGGATGAAGCAAATATTGAAAAGCAATCAGGCTTAAGGTTGTACCgaatttatttttctaatgtCATGTCTGTTGATTTAATCTCgtttctcttttattaatttagtcGAATAGGTCAAACAAGCTGAAGGTAGTCgaatgtttatttatattactGTTTTTGTAGTCATAATTAACACATTTATCATAAGATTCCAAAAGTGTTTTTACCCCCCTCTATTTGACTCCTCCCCATTGCCAGTTTATTGAACTATTTGAGTTGTTTCGTGGGTGTATTGCAGTCAGTGTACCCAAACAATGTCTCCTGGTGCAAGAAATTCAAGGATTTTTGCTCTTGAGAATATGCTTGCTACCTCATCCAGTACCATTGTATCCATGGCCTCCCAGTTGTCAGAAGCAGAAGAGCGAGAACGTGCCTTCAGTGGAAGAGGACGTTGGAATCATGTTCGTTCTCTT includes these proteins:
- the LOC122611250 gene encoding kinesin-like protein KIN-4C codes for the protein MESSDPKSGSQSVRVAVNVRPLVTPELVAGCSDCIIVTPGEPQVQIGSHSFTFDYVYGSTGSTSSRIFDDCVAPLVDALLHGYNATVLAYGQTGSGKTYTMGTNYNGESSNGIIPKVMQTIFKRVEETKKTTEYLIRVSFIEIFKEEVFDLLDSSPQVYNKADGNGKPAGPSRAPIQIRETANGGISLAGVTEAEVTSQEEMASYLLRGSVCRATGSTNMNSQSSRSHAIFTISMEQKRISGMTSEGVYDDVGDDILCAKLHLVDLAGSERAKKTGADGMRLREGIHINKGLLALGNVISALGDDKKRKEGGHVPYRDSKLTRLLQDSLGGNSKTVMIACVSPADTNAEETLNTLKYANRARNIQNKAIVNRDPVTAQMQRMKSQIEQLQAELLYVKGDSSTPFEELQILKQKITLLETSNTDLQKQLQEYQVNFEHLTKQAIDAQFEKDKLLLKLESARDGKPWDVIDCDSNQDMDLLKTYVSKIQDLEGELLRLRKLNTSKRNELIDYLDLEDNVLHPQSSLFPESDSKVPGDSEDEEKELEHCSLQEKLDNELKELDKRLEQKEAEMKRVAGGDTSVLKQHYEKKVQDLEQEKRNLQKEIEQLRCNLANISSTSDDSTQKLKESYLQKLNFLESQVVELKKKQDAQAQLLRQKQRSDEAAKKLQDEIHRIKTQKVQLQQKIKQESEQFRLWKASREKEVLQLKKEGRRNEYEMHKLLALNQRQKMVLQRKTEEASMATKRLKELLESRKASSRETFGNSSGPGLQALMHAIEHELEVTVRVHEVRCEYERQKEERMKMAKEVAELKDEANIEKQSGLSQCTQTMSPGARNSRIFALENMLATSSSTIVSMASQLSEAEERERAFSGRGRWNHVRSLADAKTIMNNLFNLASSSRCQLWDKEVDCREKDSEIRSLKEKIVSLIRQVEMQKEELIRQEKFKKLILSKSFKKKSNNGDAFVMGDADGHVYDLRPKGLRNSIVYTSFGNMDEAEDMDTDVSDHSDNETDTEWLHSEDFQDEMGHRKRQNNKKRNSKIFVENTDAETHKIFPREATTNVIQKTVSGICCSCSKSSSCKTQKCECRAVDGFCSISCGCHPKKCSNRDAVVVEESDVRPPATVETMILSDDEGIERSSSALASQGAMLLQAALSDKPAEIKDADGTRRKPLSDIGNKVVKPNAPKPSAPRKKWRKSVAIQLIPVSSDQPTSQPEEAEVTKKQESSTVESNIPRLPRAMRNINAPLRDRNSEPSTDATTINKEPEHAAPRSPHHQARPPTAEKENHGC